A window of the bacterium genome harbors these coding sequences:
- the rplT gene encoding 50S ribosomal protein L20 produces the protein MTRVKGGIVNRRRHKKVLKMAEGFRGARSRRFINANEAVLHALYHSYRHRRERKREFRRLWIARINAACRAEGIKYSLFMGALAKLGIKINRKALADMAIKEPEAFRSLVEKAKQALSTVS, from the coding sequence ATGACGAGAGTCAAAGGCGGAATCGTAAATAGAAGGAGACATAAGAAGGTTTTGAAGATGGCGGAGGGCTTCCGCGGCGCCAGGAGCAGGCGCTTCATTAACGCCAACGAAGCCGTCCTTCACGCCCTCTATCATTCCTATCGCCATAGGAGGGAACGCAAAAGAGAGTTCCGCAGACTATGGATAGCCAGGATAAACGCTGCCTGCCGTGCCGAGGGGATTAAGTATTCCCTCTTTATGGGTGCTCTTGCAAAACTGGGAATAAAAATCAACAGGAAAGCCCTCGCCGATATGGCGATAAAGGAGCCAGAAGCTTTCCGTTCCTTGGTAGAGAAAGCCAAACAGGCTTTATCTACGGTCTCATAA
- the rpmI gene encoding 50S ribosomal protein L35, giving the protein MPKLKTRKSAAKRFKVTGSGKLLRRHTRLNHLMRKKSEARVRRLRREAEVDKTMEKRIRKLIPYQ; this is encoded by the coding sequence ATGCCGAAACTGAAGACGAGGAAATCCGCGGCCAAAAGGTTCAAGGTAACCGGCAGCGGTAAGCTTTTGAGGAGGCATACTCGCCTCAACCATCTTATGAGGAAGAAGAGCGAGGCGAGAGTTAGACGCCTTCGCCGAGAGGCGGAGGTGGACAAAACCATGGAAAAGCGGATAAGGAAGCTCATTCCTTATCAATGA
- a CDS encoding translation initiation factor IF-3: protein MSERRWRVNEEIRAREVRLIDENGVQIGIVPIQKAQRIAREKGLDLVEVAPQANPPVCRILDYSKYKYEQEKKRKEESKKQKTQEVKEIRFRLFIDDHDYQVKMRKIREFLEERHKVRVVVYFRGRELTFTDRGVELLNKIKEALKEYAIVERDIKMEGRRMSVLLMPKKK, encoded by the coding sequence ATTAGCGAACGTCGTTGGCGAGTAAACGAAGAAATAAGGGCGAGGGAAGTAAGGCTGATAGATGAGAACGGTGTGCAGATAGGCATAGTGCCTATTCAGAAGGCGCAGAGGATAGCAAGGGAGAAGGGGTTGGATTTGGTGGAGGTGGCACCGCAGGCTAATCCACCTGTTTGTAGAATTTTGGATTATTCAAAGTATAAATACGAACAGGAAAAGAAGAGGAAGGAGGAATCTAAGAAGCAAAAGACGCAAGAGGTAAAGGAGATAAGGTTCAGGCTTTTCATAGACGACCACGATTATCAAGTGAAAATGAGGAAGATAAGGGAATTTTTGGAGGAGAGACACAAGGTGAGGGTGGTGGTTTATTTTAGAGGGAGGGAGTTGACATTCACTGATAGGGGTGTGGAGTTGCTTAATAAAATCAAAGAGGCTTTAAAGGAATATGCGATAGTGGAAAGAGATATAAAGATGGAGGGCAGGAGGATGAGCGTTCTCCTGATGCCCAAGAAGAAATGA
- the thrS gene encoding threonine--tRNA ligase codes for MPDGSVKEFSFEGEGRDIYRHSVAHLLAHAVKELFPDVKLGIGPATEDGFFYDFLKETPFTEADLAKIEEKMREIARRNLPIIRREISKEEAKNLFSQRGESLKLELLDEIEEDVVTIYEQGDFVDLCRGPHLENTSYINTKGFKLLSISSAYWKGEEGNPSLQRIKGTAFPSEEELADYLHFLEEAEKRDHRVLGRTLELFSIEEEAGAGLVFWHPKGAIVRKIIEDFWKEEHIKRGYQLIYTPHIARADLWRISGHLEMYKENMYPPMQFEDVEYILKPMNCPFHILVYKSKQRSYRDLPIRYAELGTVYRYERSGVLHGLLRVRGFTQDDAHIFCTPEDLKKEIEDVLELAHFMMRRFGFREYVHKLSTRPEKYAGTLERWEMAEGILKEVLEERGIEYIVDEGGGVFYGPKIDISLRDSLGRLWQGPTIQVDFNLPERFNITYIGADGKEHTVVMVHRAVLGSLERFMGTLIEHYAGALPLWLSPVQVRILPIAERHIPYAEEVAKAIKERNFRVEVDARNETLNYRIREAQMAKIPYALVVGDREMASKTVSPRKRGGENLSPMSVEEFLNHLTNENETDII; via the coding sequence ATGCCTGACGGCTCAGTTAAAGAGTTCTCTTTTGAAGGCGAAGGTAGAGATATATATCGTCATTCAGTAGCTCACCTTTTAGCCCATGCGGTGAAGGAACTCTTTCCCGATGTAAAGCTCGGCATTGGTCCAGCGACCGAGGACGGCTTCTTCTATGATTTTCTTAAGGAAACTCCCTTTACGGAAGCAGACTTAGCGAAAATAGAGGAGAAGATGCGGGAGATAGCGAGGAGGAATCTTCCCATAATAAGAAGGGAAATAAGCAAAGAGGAGGCTAAAAATCTATTCTCCCAAAGGGGAGAGAGTCTCAAATTGGAGCTTTTGGACGAGATAGAGGAAGATGTTGTTACGATATATGAGCAAGGCGACTTTGTTGATTTATGCAGGGGACCGCATCTTGAGAATACATCTTATATAAATACAAAAGGATTCAAGCTATTATCCATCTCAAGTGCCTATTGGAAAGGAGAGGAAGGAAATCCTTCTTTACAGAGAATAAAGGGGACAGCTTTCCCCAGTGAAGAGGAATTAGCAGATTATCTTCACTTCCTGGAGGAAGCGGAAAAGAGGGACCATAGAGTTTTGGGTAGAACGCTTGAGCTATTTAGTATAGAGGAGGAAGCGGGGGCGGGGCTGGTTTTCTGGCATCCTAAAGGAGCGATTGTCAGGAAGATAATTGAGGATTTTTGGAAGGAAGAGCATATAAAGAGAGGCTACCAGCTTATTTACACGCCACATATAGCGAGGGCTGACCTGTGGCGCATTTCCGGGCATCTGGAGATGTACAAAGAAAATATGTACCCTCCTATGCAGTTTGAGGATGTGGAGTATATACTGAAGCCGATGAACTGTCCCTTCCATATTTTAGTCTATAAAAGCAAACAGCGTAGTTATAGGGACTTACCTATAAGATACGCCGAACTGGGCACTGTTTACAGATATGAACGCTCCGGCGTTCTTCACGGTTTGCTGAGGGTGAGGGGATTCACTCAAGATGATGCCCATATTTTCTGCACTCCGGAGGATTTAAAGAAAGAAATAGAAGATGTGCTGGAATTAGCCCATTTTATGATGAGAAGGTTTGGCTTTAGGGAATATGTTCATAAGTTGAGCACGCGCCCCGAGAAATATGCGGGGACATTGGAGAGATGGGAGATGGCTGAGGGAATTTTGAAGGAGGTCCTTGAGGAAAGGGGAATAGAGTATATCGTAGATGAGGGAGGAGGAGTATTTTACGGTCCGAAGATAGATATAAGCCTTAGGGATTCCCTTGGAAGATTGTGGCAGGGACCGACTATTCAGGTGGATTTCAACCTACCGGAGCGCTTCAATATAACCTACATAGGTGCGGATGGAAAGGAACATACCGTTGTTATGGTGCATAGGGCGGTTCTGGGGAGCTTGGAAAGATTTATGGGAACTTTAATAGAGCACTATGCAGGAGCCCTTCCTCTTTGGTTATCTCCCGTTCAGGTGAGGATTTTGCCAATAGCGGAAAGGCATATCCCTTACGCTGAAGAGGTGGCGAAAGCAATCAAGGAAAGGAATTTTAGAGTTGAGGTTGACGCGAGAAACGAAACGCTTAATTATAGAATTAGAGAAGCTCAGATGGCTAAAATCCCCTATGCATTAGTTGTTGGCGATAGAGAAATGGCAAGCAAAACAGTTTCCCCTCGCAAGAGAGGGGGAGAAAACTTGTCCCCAATGAGTGTTGAAGAGTTTCTCAATCACTTGACGAATGAAAATGAAACGGATATTATCTAA
- a CDS encoding universal stress protein, with protein sequence MEANLSPVGLIIAIAFSGTVGSILWWMLHPPVYVRVALETVAKGEEEMQGSIIVPITGSPLSEKLLNIATNFAQRLEVPLRFVYVMEIPLVLPPDAEMPEEREKGERILLHAQVVAEKAGIIAKGKIVKARLAGAGIVQAAREDNASMILLLLSEHPDEEITLGRSVRYVVRNAPCDVLFLKPSTKEVA encoded by the coding sequence ATGGAGGCTAACCTGAGCCCTGTAGGATTAATCATCGCTATTGCCTTTAGCGGAACCGTTGGTTCCATCCTCTGGTGGATGCTTCATCCTCCCGTTTATGTGAGGGTTGCCTTGGAGACAGTGGCTAAAGGGGAGGAGGAGATGCAGGGCTCAATCATTGTCCCAATAACTGGTTCGCCACTATCTGAAAAGCTCCTAAACATAGCCACGAATTTCGCCCAAAGATTGGAAGTCCCTCTCCGCTTCGTTTATGTTATGGAGATACCACTTGTTCTCCCTCCAGATGCGGAGATGCCCGAGGAAAGGGAAAAAGGGGAAAGGATTCTCCTTCACGCTCAAGTTGTTGCGGAGAAAGCAGGTATCATTGCCAAAGGGAAGATAGTGAAGGCAAGGCTTGCGGGAGCGGGAATCGTTCAAGCGGCAAGGGAAGATAACGCAAGTATGATTTTGTTGCTACTTTCCGAGCATCCTGACGAGGAAATTACCTTGGGTAGAAGTGTTCGGTATGTTGTGAGGAATGCTCCCTGCGATGTTCTGTTTTTGAAGCCATCAACCAAAGAGGTGGCTTAA
- a CDS encoding APC family permease yields the protein MAADELSKGEQMPSLRRAVGIWGSFSWGYACVGADIYMALGLILAYAMGAAPLALLITGILYVLIGLIYTELAASYPVAGGGQYYSLRGLGDFWGFVAGWAFLLDFTIDVSLFAYASAGYLNFFFPAFQKSKWIPIIEALFLVLSMMIINLRGIRESSRVNEIFSAIDMFNESLIIIIGFIFAFKPELFIQQITTEVPGLKQFFYSMTLAVVAFVGLETISQAAEETIRPASIIPRTSISLTFVVLIYALAFSTLGVGSLGWKPLAEHMSDPIAYLAKFLPLIGFVAGPFTAILGFTLLYASANTGVMGYSRVTYSMSKLHLLPGWFSGTHPRYRTPYRTILLFSAIVIIQLVLAGLSKSAMETLADMYAFGALTAYTLVCISHLRLRIKDPYTPRPYKIPGNLKIKINGSDIDFPVLGVIAVLGAFFYFVLVLWTHHLARLYGSLWLLLGLIIYFLYRKKNNLPLLKSIERDWINEQIRVLKEAGEVENLEEYIKALEGRNASEGRNEGK from the coding sequence ATGGCTGCGGATGAATTAAGCAAAGGCGAGCAGATGCCCTCATTGAGAAGGGCAGTTGGTATTTGGGGTTCGTTTAGTTGGGGATATGCTTGCGTAGGGGCAGATATATATATGGCGCTCGGTTTGATCTTGGCTTATGCGATGGGTGCAGCTCCCCTTGCCCTCCTAATTACTGGCATACTCTATGTCCTCATTGGGTTAATCTATACTGAACTTGCAGCTTCTTATCCCGTGGCTGGAGGAGGTCAGTATTATTCCCTAAGAGGATTAGGGGATTTTTGGGGCTTTGTGGCTGGCTGGGCTTTCCTTCTTGATTTCACTATTGATGTCTCCCTTTTTGCCTATGCTTCCGCTGGCTATTTAAATTTCTTTTTCCCTGCATTTCAAAAAAGCAAATGGATACCGATAATTGAAGCGCTTTTTCTCGTTCTTTCAATGATGATTATAAATTTAAGGGGCATACGAGAATCCTCAAGAGTTAACGAGATCTTCTCAGCAATTGATATGTTCAATGAGTCTTTAATAATAATTATCGGCTTCATTTTCGCCTTTAAACCGGAACTTTTTATCCAACAGATAACAACAGAGGTCCCGGGACTGAAACAATTCTTCTATAGTATGACGCTCGCTGTTGTTGCCTTCGTGGGATTGGAAACAATCTCCCAAGCAGCCGAGGAAACTATCAGACCGGCTTCCATTATCCCTCGCACCTCCATTTCCCTTACTTTTGTTGTCCTTATTTATGCCCTCGCCTTTTCCACTCTTGGTGTTGGAAGCCTTGGCTGGAAGCCACTCGCAGAGCATATGAGCGACCCCATCGCATATTTAGCAAAATTCCTTCCCCTAATTGGTTTCGTCGCAGGTCCTTTCACCGCCATTCTCGGCTTTACTCTTCTCTACGCTTCAGCAAACACCGGCGTGATGGGTTATTCCCGAGTGACTTATTCTATGTCCAAGCTCCATCTACTTCCTGGTTGGTTCAGCGGAACCCATCCAAGATATCGGACACCATATCGCACGATTCTCCTCTTCTCTGCTATCGTTATCATTCAACTCGTTCTCGCTGGATTGAGCAAAAGCGCTATGGAAACCCTCGCTGATATGTACGCCTTCGGCGCGCTAACAGCTTATACCCTTGTTTGTATCTCACATCTTCGCCTCCGCATAAAGGACCCTTATACACCACGCCCTTATAAGATTCCCGGTAATCTAAAAATTAAAATTAACGGCTCAGATATAGACTTTCCCGTATTAGGCGTCATCGCTGTTCTCGGCGCATTCTTCTATTTCGTTCTTGTTCTCTGGACCCATCACTTGGCGAGACTCTATGGCTCACTTTGGCTCCTTCTCGGCTTAATCATCTACTTCCTATATAGAAAAAAGAACAACCTCCCTCTCCTTAAAAGCATTGAAAGGGATTGGATTAACGAGCAGATAAGAGTTCTAAAAGAAGCAGGAGAGGTGGAGAATCTGGAAGAATATATAAAGGCGTTGGAGGGAAGAAATGCGTCGGAGGGAAGAAATGAAGGTAAGTAA
- a CDS encoding undecaprenyl-diphosphate phosphatase, whose product MPPLHAIILGIVQGLTELFPISSSAHLYILPVVFLNWEYQSLSFDVALHLGTLVGLVAFLYKDWKDILKGAFKGDRYYQELLLLIIIACVPGALFGALLEKQAETIFRTPTLTALTLSSFAILLWLADRFGKAERDIKEIKWKDAILIGLSQALAIIPGVSRSGATMTTGLALGLKKEESARFSFLIATPIIAGAALWEGREIITSGLREPLPLLLGFLSAAVSSYFAVYFLLRYLRKRNFLPFVIYRFLFAFLILIVIIFKT is encoded by the coding sequence TTGCCACCTTTGCACGCGATAATATTGGGGATTGTTCAAGGCTTAACTGAACTTTTCCCCATATCCTCCTCAGCTCATCTTTATATACTACCAGTCGTTTTCTTGAATTGGGAATATCAATCCCTTTCTTTTGATGTAGCCCTGCATTTGGGAACGCTTGTGGGATTAGTGGCTTTCCTTTATAAGGATTGGAAAGATATTTTAAAGGGAGCGTTTAAGGGCGACCGCTATTATCAAGAGCTCCTCCTTTTGATAATCATCGCTTGTGTTCCAGGGGCGCTCTTCGGCGCTCTTTTAGAGAAACAGGCAGAGACCATTTTCCGGACGCCTACTCTAACAGCTTTGACTTTATCCTCATTCGCTATTCTCCTTTGGCTTGCGGATAGATTCGGGAAAGCAGAAAGAGATATAAAAGAAATCAAGTGGAAGGATGCCATTTTAATAGGTCTATCTCAGGCTTTGGCGATAATTCCGGGTGTTTCTCGCTCGGGCGCAACGATGACAACCGGTCTTGCTCTCGGGCTTAAGAAAGAAGAAAGCGCACGATTTTCCTTTCTCATTGCAACCCCAATAATTGCGGGTGCGGCTCTTTGGGAGGGAAGGGAAATCATTACCAGTGGACTGAGAGAACCTCTTCCCCTACTATTGGGCTTCCTTTCAGCTGCGGTCTCAAGCTATTTTGCGGTTTACTTCCTCCTTCGGTATTTGAGGAAAAGAAATTTCCTTCCTTTTGTTATCTATCGTTTTCTTTTTGCCTTTCTTATCCTTATAGTTATAATTTTTAAAACGTAG